From the genome of Methylocystis bryophila, one region includes:
- a CDS encoding NACHT domain-containing protein has product MPAGGAEDATSRPFSEFVERTNIILLGDPGAGKTHLFYEAAAAEKARFIKARSFLNTPTRMLCEQVLFIDGLDEKRAGRGDRDTVDALVKKLFEVAPPKLRISCRAADWLGESDLAAMSPFFDQQGGACVLHLESLSRSEQMSVLMAQGLGGDDIEGFLNEAAERGLGDFLENPQNLIMLWSTVKTGAWPATRRELFERSTRLMLEETNPERARSGGGSFSVAELRPVAGAVCAARLISDVDGISLTDQEGTPDIPGYRSLDLFPPEKVQAVLGRRVFDAGPELETVDYAHRTTAEFLAADFLASRMRKGLPFGRVMALMGVDRHPASELRGLHAWLAVCLPEHADELIEADPYGVLTYGDAASLSPRSCAVLVRALARLSHTNPWFRSGNWQAQPIGALARPDMVLEFRAILNDPDSGFGIRSVVVDALALGTPLPAILPDLETVLLRQVSPYAERLGALKALLRLGDAGKAAIRSAFGKLGNSADDLRLRAAIVQALYDDPYGPDQVVALVNDTLQVRDTNRAGLLWSLAEALPEQDLPAILDGIEPRAIDDSRFNRRIAEAGSFYERILVRAWSSLGQFEPARVMGWLRRRLAFERSAGQDLHAALRATPDRLHLLAKDFFSRVPVDDNRWLAYNRFREATLFELSPAALLAIATHAFDAAQMGSDRRSFLYEVVLSLSIHIAPVHGTRAFDELYLRAEHDELLRPLRSATVVVELPSNYFIGRSSRAPRDLNDRARQQREFDQNIDKIRSGAHLGWLQHLALIYFGLYADSENNLSPRERIGAWLGEGRVDAALEALAATLARNDLPSFNDVLLPTAEDQHYGWWYALIAGLNERWAAGQGLVGLSDDFLKGMLVFDLANPVWTREGGKQGWAVHPWRKELTERKPELVRDAYFAVAQLHLSRSANGVIGLRELLHEPAFEPYRPVIVLDLLRQFPNANPPSLCELLDAISALPAIYQDFLKLAGPVISGTTAVDERQYDLWMVTAYFIAPAQFENDVERRARSRPNLVFDLRDRSGFAHRAQPHHALPLPMLEFIAKLTGSLFPETPAPESWQGDTNPWDASDHFRALVNMISASPSPEATDALQRLEADAQLAPYKSHLLYALHNQRQRRRESEYDRPDWLRTIGALANRAPATVADLHAVLLVHLRDLAHRIARENTDLFKKFWNVDSNAKLIDPRPEEVCRDDVVDLLRPALLPLGVTVEPEGHMVADKRADISAAMPGRKILCELKRNYHAEVWKAITGQLERFYAHDPEAKGFGIYVVFWFGKKRARPMPRPPKPLQPPKTPAEMESTLQLLLPDDMRKRLAVIVMDVSGEI; this is encoded by the coding sequence GTGCCCGCTGGCGGTGCCGAAGATGCCACCTCGCGGCCCTTCTCGGAATTCGTCGAACGTACGAATATCATTCTGCTGGGCGATCCGGGCGCCGGCAAGACGCATTTATTCTATGAGGCAGCGGCGGCTGAAAAGGCGCGCTTCATTAAAGCGCGGTCCTTTCTAAATACTCCGACGCGCATGCTATGCGAGCAGGTACTGTTCATCGATGGGCTGGATGAAAAGCGTGCTGGCCGAGGCGATCGTGACACTGTAGACGCCCTGGTTAAGAAACTGTTCGAGGTCGCCCCACCAAAGCTCCGAATTTCCTGCCGGGCCGCCGACTGGCTTGGGGAAAGTGATCTTGCGGCAATGTCCCCATTTTTCGATCAGCAGGGCGGCGCTTGCGTGCTTCATCTTGAGAGCCTGTCGCGTTCCGAACAAATGAGCGTGTTGATGGCTCAAGGTCTCGGCGGCGATGACATTGAAGGCTTTCTCAATGAGGCCGCGGAACGCGGGCTCGGCGATTTTCTCGAAAACCCGCAAAATCTCATCATGTTGTGGAGCACGGTGAAGACGGGCGCATGGCCTGCAACGCGCAGGGAACTGTTCGAGCGATCGACAAGACTGATGCTTGAGGAGACCAATCCAGAGCGGGCGCGCTCAGGCGGTGGTAGCTTCTCGGTTGCGGAACTGCGCCCTGTGGCAGGCGCGGTCTGCGCAGCCCGCTTAATCAGCGACGTCGATGGCATCAGTCTGACGGATCAGGAGGGCACGCCGGATATTCCGGGCTATCGTTCACTGGATTTGTTCCCTCCAGAGAAAGTTCAGGCTGTTCTCGGTCGCCGCGTGTTCGACGCAGGGCCAGAGCTGGAAACGGTAGATTACGCGCATCGCACGACAGCGGAATTTCTAGCGGCGGATTTCCTCGCTTCCCGCATGCGCAAGGGCCTGCCCTTCGGTCGCGTGATGGCTCTGATGGGGGTGGATCGGCACCCTGCTTCGGAATTGAGAGGTTTGCACGCTTGGCTCGCAGTGTGTTTGCCCGAGCACGCGGACGAACTCATCGAAGCTGATCCTTATGGCGTGCTGACCTATGGCGACGCTGCCTCTTTGTCGCCCCGCTCCTGCGCCGTTCTTGTACGCGCGCTCGCCCGTCTTTCGCACACCAATCCGTGGTTCCGTTCGGGGAATTGGCAAGCCCAGCCGATCGGGGCCCTCGCGCGGCCGGACATGGTCCTTGAATTCCGAGCTATCCTCAATGACCCCGACTCAGGCTTCGGCATTCGCTCAGTGGTGGTCGATGCGCTTGCACTCGGGACGCCGTTGCCAGCGATCCTGCCGGACCTTGAGACGGTGCTACTGCGACAGGTCTCGCCCTATGCTGAACGGCTGGGCGCTCTGAAAGCGCTCTTGCGCCTCGGCGACGCTGGAAAGGCTGCGATCCGAAGCGCCTTTGGAAAGCTCGGTAATTCCGCGGACGATTTGCGGCTGCGCGCGGCGATCGTTCAGGCGCTCTACGACGATCCTTATGGCCCGGATCAGGTGGTCGCATTGGTCAACGACACGCTCCAAGTCCGCGACACGAACAGAGCCGGCCTGCTTTGGTCTTTGGCGGAAGCTCTCCCCGAGCAGGATTTGCCGGCGATCCTCGACGGCATCGAGCCGCGGGCGATAGACGATTCTCGCTTCAACCGCAGGATTGCGGAAGCGGGCTCATTTTACGAGCGCATCCTCGTACGCGCTTGGTCAAGTCTCGGCCAATTTGAGCCGGCCCGGGTTATGGGATGGCTGCGCAGGCGGCTCGCCTTCGAGCGCTCTGCCGGGCAAGACCTGCACGCAGCGCTGCGAGCTACGCCCGATCGGCTACACTTGCTCGCCAAGGATTTCTTCAGTCGTGTGCCGGTGGATGACAACCGCTGGCTGGCGTATAACCGTTTCCGCGAAGCCACCTTATTCGAATTGAGTCCGGCGGCGCTTCTCGCGATCGCTACCCACGCGTTTGACGCCGCTCAAATGGGAAGCGATCGTCGCTCGTTTCTTTACGAGGTTGTTCTCTCGCTTTCGATCCACATCGCCCCCGTGCACGGAACAAGAGCGTTCGACGAACTCTACCTCCGGGCCGAACATGATGAACTACTACGGCCCCTGCGCAGCGCTACGGTGGTTGTGGAGCTTCCAAGCAATTACTTTATCGGTCGATCGTCGCGAGCCCCGCGAGACCTGAACGATCGGGCGCGGCAGCAACGGGAGTTTGACCAGAACATCGATAAAATCCGCAGCGGCGCACATCTTGGCTGGCTCCAACACTTGGCTCTTATCTACTTTGGTCTTTACGCCGACTCGGAAAACAACCTTTCGCCGCGCGAGAGGATTGGAGCATGGCTCGGCGAAGGGCGTGTTGACGCCGCGCTCGAAGCGCTGGCCGCGACATTGGCGCGCAACGATCTACCCAGCTTTAACGATGTGTTGTTGCCCACCGCCGAAGATCAGCATTATGGTTGGTGGTACGCGCTCATTGCTGGCCTGAACGAGCGCTGGGCGGCAGGGCAAGGACTGGTTGGCCTTTCCGATGATTTTCTCAAGGGCATGCTCGTCTTCGATCTCGCCAATCCTGTTTGGACGCGGGAGGGAGGCAAGCAAGGTTGGGCAGTCCATCCCTGGCGCAAGGAGTTGACGGAGCGGAAACCTGAACTCGTGCGGGATGCATATTTTGCCGTCGCGCAGTTGCATCTTTCTCGCAGCGCAAATGGCGTAATTGGCTTGCGCGAGCTTCTGCACGAGCCCGCCTTTGAGCCTTACCGACCGGTGATTGTTCTCGATTTGCTAAGGCAATTCCCCAATGCCAATCCGCCTTCACTTTGCGAACTTCTAGATGCGATCAGCGCGCTGCCCGCGATATATCAAGATTTCCTGAAGCTCGCGGGCCCGGTGATTTCCGGCACGACGGCCGTCGATGAGCGACAGTACGATCTTTGGATGGTCACGGCCTATTTCATCGCGCCCGCGCAGTTCGAGAACGATGTCGAGCGCCGGGCGCGCAGCCGGCCTAACCTTGTCTTCGATTTGCGCGACCGGAGCGGTTTTGCGCATCGGGCACAGCCTCATCATGCCCTGCCCCTGCCAATGCTCGAATTCATAGCGAAGCTGACGGGATCACTCTTCCCTGAGACGCCGGCTCCTGAGAGCTGGCAGGGTGACACCAATCCCTGGGATGCATCAGATCATTTTCGGGCGCTGGTTAATATGATCTCAGCTTCGCCGAGCCCGGAGGCGACCGATGCTCTGCAGCGGCTTGAAGCCGACGCACAACTTGCCCCTTACAAGTCGCATCTCCTTTACGCATTGCACAATCAGCGGCAGCGCCGCAGAGAAAGCGAATATGATCGCCCTGATTGGCTGCGAACCATCGGGGCCCTAGCCAATCGCGCGCCCGCTACGGTCGCCGATCTTCATGCGGTGCTTCTGGTCCATTTGCGCGATCTAGCCCACCGCATCGCACGAGAAAACACTGACCTCTTTAAGAAATTTTGGAATGTCGACTCTAATGCAAAGCTGATAGACCCGCGGCCGGAGGAAGTCTGCCGGGACGATGTCGTAGATCTGCTCAGGCCGGCTTTACTGCCGCTCGGCGTCACCGTCGAACCCGAAGGACATATGGTGGCAGACAAGCGTGCGGATATCTCGGCCGCGATGCCCGGGAGGAAAATTCTCTGTGAATTGAAGCGCAATTATCATGCGGAGGTCTGGAAGGCGATTACGGGACAGCTAGAGCGCTTCTACGCGCATGATCCTGAAGCAAAAGGATTCGGCATCTACGTGGTGTTCTGGTTTGGAAAGAAACGGGCGAGGCCCATGCCCCGGCCGCCCAAACCCCTGCAGCCGCCAAAAACACCAGCTGAGATGGAAAGCACGCTTCAATTGCTGTTGCCGGACGATATGCGTAAGCGGCTTGCCGTCATCGTTATGGACGTGTCGGGGGAAATCTGA
- a CDS encoding heme ABC transporter permease → MSEFFNPTRFMALTDRLLPWLSGAAALLLGVGLYAAFFLVPPDYQQGETVRIMYIHVPAAWLGMFAYIVMSSASIGALVWRHPLADAAQKTAAPLGALFTFLCLVTGSLWGKPMWGTFWVWDARLTSYLVLFLIYLGVIAIRQTMDDTPRGARVAAIMTLVGLVDIPIIKFSVDWWNTLHQPASVFRAGGSTISGSMLWPLLVMAAGASCLFLALHFMALRNEILRRRLARLTLRAVRAEEALT, encoded by the coding sequence ATTTCCGAGTTTTTCAATCCGACGCGTTTCATGGCGCTGACGGACCGGCTGCTTCCCTGGCTTTCGGGCGCCGCGGCGCTGTTGCTCGGCGTCGGGCTTTATGCCGCCTTCTTCCTCGTTCCGCCGGATTATCAGCAGGGCGAGACGGTGCGGATCATGTATATCCACGTGCCCGCCGCCTGGCTTGGCATGTTCGCCTATATTGTGATGAGCTCCGCCTCGATCGGCGCGCTCGTCTGGCGCCATCCGCTGGCCGATGCGGCGCAGAAGACGGCGGCGCCGCTCGGCGCGCTTTTCACTTTTCTCTGCCTTGTCACGGGCTCGCTCTGGGGCAAGCCCATGTGGGGGACCTTTTGGGTCTGGGACGCGCGCCTCACCTCTTATCTCGTGCTGTTCCTGATCTATCTCGGCGTCATCGCGATCCGCCAGACGATGGACGACACGCCGCGCGGCGCGCGCGTCGCCGCGATCATGACGCTCGTCGGCCTCGTCGACATCCCCATCATCAAATTCTCGGTCGATTGGTGGAACACGCTGCATCAGCCGGCGTCGGTGTTCCGCGCCGGCGGCTCGACGATCTCGGGCTCGATGCTCTGGCCGCTGCTCGTCATGGCGGCGGGCGCCTCTTGCCTCTTCCTGGCGCTGCATTTCATGGCGCTGCGCAATGAGATCCTGCGCCGGCGACTCGCGCGTCTTACGCTGCGCGCCGTGCGCGCCGAGGAGGCGCTGACATGA
- the ccmD gene encoding heme exporter protein CcmD, giving the protein MNADPHWGYIIAAYAIAFIVVGGAIWRIVGEHRRLLAELARFKDQGEEG; this is encoded by the coding sequence ATGAACGCCGATCCGCACTGGGGCTATATCATCGCGGCTTACGCCATCGCCTTCATTGTGGTCGGCGGCGCGATCTGGCGCATCGTCGGCGAGCATCGAAGGCTCTTGGCCGAGCTCGCGCGCTTCAAGGATCAAGGAGAGGAGGGTTGA
- a CDS encoding DsbE family thiol:disulfide interchange protein, protein MSAGEEKSQRPWLRLAPLGVFLLLAGLFVARLFSGDPSKLPSALIGRPAPAFTLPAVEGLAGVSGFGDADLRQGHVSVINVFASWCAPCRAEAPTLLTLAHDETLKAAGVKLYGLSYKDDAANAVRFLTQEGNPFDAVGADSLGRTAIDFGVYGVPETFVVRGDGVVAYKFVGPLSPYALEKTLIPEIEKALKASAAPPS, encoded by the coding sequence TTGAGCGCCGGGGAGGAGAAAAGCCAGCGCCCCTGGCTCCGTCTCGCGCCGCTCGGCGTCTTTCTGCTGCTCGCCGGCCTCTTCGTCGCGCGGCTCTTTTCCGGCGATCCCTCGAAGCTCCCCTCGGCGCTCATCGGCCGCCCGGCGCCGGCCTTCACGCTTCCGGCGGTCGAAGGACTGGCTGGCGTTTCGGGCTTCGGCGACGCCGATTTGCGTCAAGGCCATGTCAGCGTCATCAACGTCTTCGCCTCCTGGTGCGCGCCTTGCCGCGCCGAAGCGCCGACGCTGTTGACGCTCGCCCATGACGAGACGCTGAAGGCTGCGGGCGTCAAGCTCTATGGCCTTTCTTACAAGGACGATGCGGCGAATGCGGTTCGCTTCCTGACGCAGGAGGGTAATCCCTTCGACGCCGTCGGCGCGGATTCTCTCGGCCGCACGGCGATCGACTTCGGCGTCTATGGCGTGCCGGAGACCTTCGTCGTCAGAGGCGACGGGGTCGTCGCCTATAAATTCGTGGGACCTTTGTCGCCCTATGCGCTGGAGAAGACGCTGATCCCCGAGATCGAGAAGGCGCTGAAGGCGTCGGCGGCGCCGCCCTCTTGA